A stretch of Toxoplasma gondii ME49 chromosome V, whole genome shotgun sequence DNA encodes these proteins:
- a CDS encoding ubiquitin family protein (encoded by transcript TGME49_212820), giving the protein MEPSFSASEGSSSSRPEGAASSAGDEILLVNFRCIDGRTFSLELPADIDIADVISLVADEVDWPSNRVRLIYHGRGLTTGTTLQSYDVKSEHTIHVVRQQAPSPEGGASSGGESRDESEGTGPAAAGASTASGSNAGALGSTQPGLTNGTGAAGPMWTPISLPGGGTMMVGHMQFPAHVTMNLAPQQTAPQQRSGTGQTSAPGAPGHHGAHGPNFLANSISQAVSAVAASVSSAAHAAAAATSAAQAASNAVAAFRGRAVPALSASLSSSDSRADGSGSREEAGASGRGESAFSTGASTTRGGSSSAAVQSPFASPRPHAGLGTGATPAFSTLLRREGASGTAAGGPSSSGPRRAGEEEEEEPHAGGSSERTPETEFYFALAGALESAAHSLLRAADRVRQEARSQISGSPGQESSRAASATPTHPSNSAVEAALPGQATEATGTPPSAGETGDASQTRNETGAERGARHQALQTPLLQMIEQPTVALPGGLTAHVLPVAVHVTVDPRSRSEEGSGTSFGTREASAQRREGMEGAATVDLEPEQRRPRAARPRELMITHDFVQRLLPWTELRDTLEVIHRERGWTLEELPRVSTQTGAPPPLSVFLPSFVSALNLVAAMLQQFMGWQQGIARMSVPAVGRSALALARLSATTAGLSALLTSIFNSMASHVDATELAAAMEWHTDAPSDASPGEQPSGQAAASAAPGGAVYAAEREERDGQTLRGPLRAGETSRGPGSGDRRRRESEGEEAESRGRRRVETSTAGGLGLRVMQMRGGDGKDERECEEELDSSQERRLADDVAAAFGEGSSPPVSPSSSRASPRASAPSVVSLTSSNAATAGSSSSSTEPRDAFLAAVTGGASLSSLTRSPLGAGGRDTGAGPSLSGNSVSYSPTSSQSARPGFLSSAADRKEHDDDSFPSSASLSADPDLLSEAAGAAQAGRGADGPDADCMDGVEEETGPSDLQGLRGSGVCHGAQADSVQNLLCSLGRALPGESRNPARDGDGFGGRGEGSGRDAAQEDEAIDEDVRMRLQMWTGNSQQFSRNVLAYARPHPFSSAYRSGDVTQSSSMRSPTGEAVENVLSLSWHRALNRVNVGEEPRPPASLAPSYLALLMREATTSARNNNDFAMQQDRFPHIRLALQLLQDAERPPLQQATAYE; this is encoded by the exons ATGGAGCCGTCTTTTTCCGCGTCTGAAGGGTCGTCTTCATCTCGGCCCGAGGGCGCGGCTTCCTCTGCGGGAGACGAGATTTTGCTGGTGAATTTTCGGTGCATCGACGGTCGGACTTTTTCGCTGGAGTTGCCGGCAGACATCGACATCGCGGACGTCATCTCGCTCGTTGCAGACGAGGTGGACTGGCCGAGCAATCGCGTGCGTCTCATCTACCATGGCCGGGGCCTGACAACAGGCACGACTCTCCAGAGCTACGATGTGAAGTCTGAGCATACAATCCACGTCGTGCGCCAGCAGGCGCCTTCGCCGGAGGGCGGCGCGTCCTCGGGAGGCGAGAGCCGCGACGAATCGGAAGGCACTGGCCCTGCGGCGGCCGGTGCGTCGACTGCCTCTGGAAGCAACGCGGGTGCTCTGGGCTCTACTCAGCCAGGCCTGACGAATGGAACGGGAGCCGCTGGGCCGATGTGGACGCCCATCTCTCTCCCAGGTGGAGGCACCATGATGGTCGGGCACATGCAGTTTCCGGCGCATGTGACCATGAATCTCGCGCCGCAACAG ACTGCTCCTCAGCAACGTTCCGGGACTGGACAGACCAGCGCTCCGGGGGCTCCAGGACATCATGGAGCTCACGGCCCGAACTTCCTGGCTAACAGCATTAGCcaggctgtctccgcggtcgcggcttctgtctcttcggcggcgcatgcagccgcggcAGCCACGTCCGCGGCGCAGGCGGCGTCGAACGCGGTCGCGGCGTTTCGAGGCCGCGCCGTTCCAgcgctctctgcctccctgTCGTCTTCGGATTCGAGAGCCGACGGAAGTGGATCCcgagaggaggcaggcgcGAGTGGACGCGGCGAATCGGCGTTCTCGACGGGGGCGTCCACAACTCGCGGTGGGTCTTCGAGTGCCGCCGTGCAGTCTCCGtttgcgtctcctcgccctcacGCAGGTCTTGGCACCGGCGCGACCCCTGCGTTTTCGACTCTGCTGCGCCGAGAAGGAGCCTCTGGAACTGCGGCAGGGGGGCCGTCGTCTTCCGGGCCGCGAAgagcgggagaggaagaagaggaggagccGCATGCGGGGGGATCCAGCGAAAGGACGCCCGAGACGGAGTTCTACTTCGCCCTCGCGGGAGCCTTGGAGAGCGCCGCGCACAGTCTCCTTCGCGCCGCGGATCGAGTGAGGCAGGAAGCGAGGTCGCAGATCTCCGGGAGCCCTGGCCAAGAGTCGTCGCGAGCGGCGAGTGCAACGCCGACTCACCCGAGCAATTCGGCCGTCGAAGCCGCGCTTCCAGGACAAGCCACCGAGGCGACAGGGACTCCGCCATCGGCTggggagacgggagacgccagccagacgagaaacgagacaggcGCCGAGCGAGGAGCCCGCCACCAGGCGCTCCAGACCCCTCTGCTGCAAATGATTGAACAGCCGACAGTTGCGCTGCCGGGTGGCCTCACTGCCCATGTGCTTCCAGTGGCGGTGCATGTCACTGTCGATCCGCGGAgccgcagcgaagaaggcagcggcACTTCCTTCGGAACAAGGGAAGCGAGCGCCCAGAGGCGCGAAGGCATGGAGGGCGCAGCGACTGTGGACTTGGAGCCCGAGCAGAGGAGACCCCGGGCAGCCAGGCCGCGAGAACTCATGATCACTCACGACTTCGTTCAGCGGCTTCTCCCCTGGACAGAGCTGAGAGACACTCTTGAG gtGATTCATCGAGAGAGGGGATGGACTCTGGAAGAGctgcctcgcgtctccacacAAACAGGCGCCCCGCCGCCTCTCAGTGTCTTCCTGCCGTCGTTCGTCTCGGCTCTGAACCTCGTGGCTGCCATGCTTCAACAGTTCATGGGGTGGCAGCAGGGCATCGCACGG ATGTCTGTGCCCGCGGTGGGTCGCAGTGCGCTGGCGCTGGCCCGGCTGTCGGCGACAACGGCAGGTTTGTCTGCCCTGCTGACGTCGATTTTCAACTCGATGGCGAGTCACGTGGACGCGACTGAGCTCGCAGCAGCAATGGAGTGGCACACCGACGCTCCTTCAGACGCAAGTCCGGGAGAGCAACCGAGCGGTCAAGCCGCTGCTTCGGCTGCGCCTGGCGGCGCCGTCTACGCGgcggagcgagaagagagagacggacaaACGCTGCGCGGCCCGCTGCGTGCAGGGGAAACGTCTCGGGGTCCcggcagcggagacagaagacggagagagagcgaaggcgaagaagctgagagcaggggaaggcgaagggTGGAGACAAGCACCGCTGGCGGACTGGGACTGAGGGTCATGCAAATGCGCGGTGGAGAcgggaaggacgagagagaatgcgaagaagaactcgaCAGTTCACAGGAGCGACGGCTTGCCGACGATGTGGCTGCAGCTTTCGGAGAAG gCTCGTCCCCGCCGGTCTCGCCGTCGAGCAGCAGAGCGTCGCCGCGGGCCTCGGCGCCCTCGGTCGTTTCGCTCACATCCTCGAACGCAGCGACAGCGGGAAGCAGCAGCTCGAGCACTGAACCGCGAGATGCGTTTTTGGCGGCCGTCACTGGGGGCGCTTCTCTGAGCTCTTTGACTCGGTCTCCTCTGGGCGCAGGCGGACGAGACACGGGCGCAGGTCCGAGTTTGAGTGGCAACAGCGTGAGCTACTCGCCCACAAGCAGCCAGTCTGCGCGACCtggatttctctcttcggctGCAGACCGCAAAGAACACGACGACGACAGCTTTCCGTCTTCCGCTTCGCTCTCAGCAGACCCCGATCTGCTCTCAGAGGCTGCAGGTGCAGCGCAGGCGGGGAGAGGAGCGGATGGGCCGGACGCGGACTGCATGGACggcgtcgaagaagagaccggACCGAGCGACCTGCAGGGACTGAGGGGATCCGGAGTGTGTCATGGAGCCCAAGCCGACTCCGTGCAGAACttgctctgctctctcggcAGAGCGTTGCCAGGGGAGTCGAGAAATCCGGCTCGAGATGGGGACGGATTCGGGGGGCGAGGGGAGGGGAGCGGACGAGACGCAGcccaggaagacgaagcgatCGACGAAGATGTGCGCATGCGACTCCAAATGTGGACTGGGAATAGTCAACAGTTTTCGAGAAAC GTTCTCGCCTACGCGCGCCCACACCCCTTCAGTTCCGCCTACCGTTCAGGTGACGTCACCCAGAGCTCGTCGATGCGGAGCCCGACTGGAGAAGCCGTGGAAAacgtcctttctctctc TTGGCACCGGGCGCTGAACCGCGTGAACGTCGGCGAGGAGCCCCGGCCCCCAGCTTCTCTGGCGCCTTCGTATTTGGCTCTTTTGATGCGAGAAGCGACAACATCTGCCCGCAACAACAACGACTTTGCGATGCAGCAGGATCGGTTTCCCCACATTCGCTTAGCTCTTCAGCTTTTGCAGGATGCAGAGCGACCTCCACTTCAACAAGCGACCGCATACGAATGA